A genomic region of Negativicoccus succinicivorans contains the following coding sequences:
- the groL gene encoding chaperonin GroEL (60 kDa chaperone family; promotes refolding of misfolded polypeptides especially under stressful conditions; forms two stacked rings of heptamers to form a barrel-shaped 14mer; ends can be capped by GroES; misfolded proteins enter the barrel where they are refolded when GroES binds), which translates to MAKTIQFNEEARRALLAGVDTLANAVKVTLGPKGRNVVLDKKFGAPTITNDGVTIAREIELKDTVENMGAQLVKEVATKTNDVAGDGTTTATLLAQAMIREGMRNVAAGANPMVLKRGIEMAVKQLVEEIKAHSITVEGKDAIAQVASISAGDEEIGQMIADAMEKVGKDGVITVEESKGMGTQLSVVEGMQFDRGYISPYMITDTDKMEAVMSDPYILVTDRKIGAIADLLPALEQVVQAGKELLIIAEDVEGEALATLVVNKLRGTFRAVAVKAPGFGDRRKAMLEDIAILTGATLITEDLGRKLDSVTLADLGSARQVRVAKDETTIVDGAGQSEDIKARVAQIRSQYEAATSEFDKDKLQERLAKMAGGVAVIEVGAATEVELKDKKLRLEDALNATRAAVEEGIVAGGGTTFLDIQGALDQLDVEGDVRTGVQLVRRAIEEPVRQIADNAGLEGSIVVDKVKAAGAGIGFNALTEEYEDMVKSGIVDPAKVTRSALQNAASIAALVLTTEAVIADEPQEQPAMPPAGMGGMGGMGGMM; encoded by the coding sequence ATGGCTAAAACAATTCAATTTAATGAAGAAGCACGTCGAGCTCTTTTGGCGGGTGTCGATACGCTGGCGAATGCGGTCAAAGTAACACTCGGACCGAAAGGCCGTAACGTTGTTCTGGATAAAAAGTTCGGTGCGCCGACGATTACCAATGACGGCGTAACGATTGCTCGCGAAATCGAACTCAAAGATACGGTAGAAAACATGGGTGCGCAACTCGTCAAAGAAGTAGCGACCAAAACCAATGACGTGGCCGGTGACGGTACGACGACAGCGACCCTCTTGGCGCAGGCGATGATTCGTGAAGGCATGCGCAATGTAGCGGCCGGTGCTAATCCGATGGTACTGAAACGCGGCATTGAAATGGCGGTTAAACAACTCGTTGAAGAAATTAAAGCACATTCGATTACCGTTGAAGGTAAAGATGCCATTGCACAGGTAGCGTCGATCTCCGCCGGCGATGAAGAAATCGGTCAGATGATTGCCGACGCGATGGAAAAAGTCGGTAAAGACGGCGTTATTACTGTGGAAGAGTCCAAAGGTATGGGCACGCAACTTTCTGTTGTGGAAGGTATGCAGTTTGACCGCGGTTACATTTCGCCGTATATGATCACCGATACCGACAAAATGGAAGCGGTGATGAGCGATCCTTACATTCTCGTTACCGATCGTAAAATCGGCGCGATCGCGGATCTTCTGCCGGCGTTGGAACAAGTCGTTCAAGCGGGTAAAGAACTCCTGATCATTGCGGAAGACGTGGAAGGCGAAGCATTGGCGACCCTCGTTGTCAACAAACTGCGCGGCACATTCCGCGCGGTAGCAGTCAAGGCTCCGGGCTTCGGTGATCGTCGTAAAGCGATGCTCGAAGATATCGCGATTTTGACCGGTGCGACCTTGATCACTGAAGATCTCGGCCGTAAACTGGACAGCGTCACCTTGGCGGATCTCGGTTCGGCTCGTCAGGTACGGGTAGCGAAAGACGAAACGACGATCGTTGACGGTGCGGGTCAGTCGGAAGATATTAAGGCACGCGTAGCACAGATTCGTTCGCAATATGAAGCGGCTACATCCGAATTCGATAAAGATAAATTGCAAGAACGTTTGGCTAAAATGGCCGGCGGCGTAGCAGTGATCGAAGTCGGCGCGGCGACGGAAGTCGAGCTCAAAGATAAAAAATTACGTTTAGAAGATGCTCTCAACGCGACTCGCGCAGCGGTCGAAGAAGGTATCGTTGCGGGCGGCGGCACAACGTTCCTTGATATCCAGGGCGCATTGGACCAATTGGATGTCGAAGGCGACGTACGTACGGGCGTACAGCTTGTTCGTCGCGCGATTGAAGAACCGGTTCGTCAAATTGCAGACAATGCGGGTCTTGAAGGCTCGATTGTAGTAGATAAAGTCAAAGCGGCCGGTGCCGGTATCGGTTTCAACGCGTTGACGGAAGAGTATGAAGACATGGTCAAATCCGGTATTGTGGATCCGGCTAAAGTCACCCGTTCGGCGCTGCAAAATGCGGCCAGCATCGCGGCTCTTGTTTTAACGACAGAAGCAGTGATTGCCGATGAACCGCAGGAACAGCCGGCAATGCCTCCGGCAGGCATGGGCGGTATGGGTGGCATGGGCGGCATGATGTAA
- the tsaB gene encoding tRNA (adenosine(37)-N6)-threonylcarbamoyltransferase complex dimerization subunit type 1 TsaB, whose protein sequence is MWLALDTSGATSNVAVGTAEKAVAELSVRRKRTHSEQIVPHIEAVLRLAGLDRVDLTGIAVTSGPGSFTGLRIGLATAKAMAFALQIPLVGVNTMHALMYNYKNAAGPLLSLLDAQKGNVYYSLGRWTDGRLELAIDSRIAPLNEVIAAVKDQTEDVICLGEAAELFAAELKAAGLRLAPPYQQAVRAAALLDCASAEWAQRGSDDVFTLVPQYLRKSEAEVLWEKRRKIK, encoded by the coding sequence ATGTGGCTCGCACTTGATACATCGGGTGCTACCTCGAACGTAGCGGTGGGGACGGCGGAAAAAGCAGTGGCGGAACTTTCCGTGCGGCGCAAACGCACGCATTCCGAACAAATCGTTCCCCATATAGAAGCAGTCCTTCGCCTTGCGGGGCTTGATCGTGTCGACCTGACCGGTATTGCGGTAACATCCGGACCGGGCTCATTTACCGGACTGCGGATCGGGTTGGCGACGGCGAAAGCAATGGCGTTTGCGTTGCAGATTCCGCTCGTCGGAGTGAATACCATGCACGCGCTGATGTATAATTATAAAAATGCTGCCGGGCCGTTGCTTTCTTTATTGGATGCGCAAAAAGGAAATGTCTACTACAGCTTAGGAAGATGGACTGACGGCCGGTTGGAATTGGCCATCGACAGTCGCATTGCGCCTCTTAACGAAGTCATTGCCGCAGTCAAAGATCAGACGGAAGATGTCATATGTCTGGGCGAAGCGGCGGAGCTTTTCGCCGCTGAACTCAAAGCGGCGGGATTGCGGTTGGCGCCGCCCTACCAACAGGCAGTGCGAGCCGCGGCGCTCTTGGATTGTGCGTCGGCGGAATGGGCCCAGCGCGGAAGTGATGATGTATTTACGCTGGTACCTCAATATTTACGTAAAAGTGAGGCGGAAGTGCTATGGGAAAAGCGCCGGAAAATAAAATAA
- the rimI gene encoding ribosomal protein S18-alanine N-acetyltransferase, with product MGKAPENKINIRIAITDDLPAIERIEKDCFPDPWSAKTLRHDFLQGPGNFLVATNGTEVIGYVNLWFVADEVQLIRIAVVSDQREQGIGTQLLARAIEEANDRKARYLHLEVRESNTVALDLYQRAGFVVRTKREDAYSNPREDGYLLTRELEETE from the coding sequence ATGGGAAAAGCGCCGGAAAATAAAATAAATATTCGTATCGCGATTACTGATGATTTGCCGGCTATTGAACGAATTGAAAAAGATTGCTTTCCCGATCCATGGTCGGCAAAGACGTTGCGACATGATTTCTTGCAGGGCCCCGGTAATTTTTTGGTTGCTACCAACGGGACGGAAGTCATCGGTTACGTGAATCTGTGGTTTGTAGCGGATGAAGTACAACTCATCCGGATTGCGGTCGTGTCCGACCAAAGGGAACAGGGTATCGGTACGCAATTGTTGGCGCGGGCCATTGAAGAAGCGAATGATCGTAAAGCACGGTATTTACATTTAGAAGTGAGGGAATCAAATACCGTCGCGCTGGATTTATATCAGCGGGCAGGATTTGTCGTGCGAACGAAGCGTGAAGATGCATATAGTAACCCCCGTGAAGACGGTTATTTACTGACGCGGGAACTGGAGGAAACAGAGTGA
- a CDS encoding sensor histidine kinase: MSFSLREYITQTSVSAVGARILTELTAWLGFLADLTQKNILFFVPDAEKTAVIVTEKAAPAVGVAIDFGQVGEKFPLKYEQILTGVLRTGRPISGRREVELGVSLSFDVYPVLDNAGLVLALIAFVGSPDNTPQLLLDSAWRLLGLPYPTDATEQMNVSTQDGILLYNPAGRVVYMNEIGQRLLHLWEVSQPNTALRMSDSLVMAPVEQARTEKAIVTAEWELPQAVLAARALPIPAEGTVAGVLLLLTDVTMLRQKEKEIFVKDVVIQEIHHRVKNNLQTVASLLRMQERRSGEETKAALKEAERRILAIASIHDTLAAQVEDEVDIALLIEGLIQQLRLEWAPAVEITWEAAGTWGTVTSEDALTIGMTVHELVQNACEHGKGESKQQQVNVRLYGDTDGLRLTIQNFGPPLPPDFSPDRYRLGLQIVANLVKFHLGGTFVMQNEKNSVLAICQFPRKEEK; encoded by the coding sequence ATGTCGTTTTCGTTGCGGGAGTATATTACGCAAACATCCGTTTCCGCTGTCGGCGCGCGTATTTTAACAGAGCTTACCGCGTGGCTGGGATTTTTAGCGGATTTAACGCAAAAAAATATTTTGTTTTTTGTGCCGGATGCGGAAAAGACTGCTGTTATTGTCACCGAAAAAGCAGCACCGGCGGTGGGTGTAGCCATTGATTTCGGTCAGGTAGGTGAGAAGTTTCCGCTCAAGTACGAACAAATTCTGACCGGTGTGTTGCGTACAGGGCGACCGATCAGCGGTCGACGGGAAGTCGAACTCGGAGTAAGTCTTTCGTTTGATGTATACCCGGTATTGGATAATGCCGGACTTGTGCTGGCGTTGATTGCATTCGTCGGCAGTCCGGATAATACCCCGCAACTTTTATTGGATAGTGCCTGGCGCTTACTGGGATTGCCCTATCCGACGGACGCGACGGAGCAAATGAACGTTTCCACGCAGGATGGCATACTTTTATATAATCCGGCGGGTCGCGTTGTTTATATGAATGAGATCGGGCAGCGTTTATTACATCTTTGGGAAGTTTCGCAGCCAAATACGGCGTTACGCATGAGCGACAGTCTGGTGATGGCGCCGGTCGAACAGGCGCGCACGGAAAAAGCGATTGTAACGGCGGAATGGGAGTTGCCGCAGGCGGTATTGGCCGCCAGAGCATTGCCAATTCCTGCGGAAGGTACCGTGGCCGGCGTGCTTTTGCTCTTAACCGACGTCACGATGCTACGACAAAAAGAAAAAGAAATTTTTGTCAAAGACGTCGTTATTCAAGAGATTCATCATCGTGTTAAGAATAATTTGCAAACCGTTGCCAGTCTCTTGCGGATGCAGGAACGGCGCAGCGGCGAGGAAACAAAAGCGGCTTTAAAAGAGGCGGAACGGCGTATTTTAGCGATTGCTTCCATTCACGACACGTTGGCCGCGCAAGTGGAAGATGAAGTCGATATTGCCCTATTGATCGAAGGATTGATTCAACAGTTGCGATTGGAATGGGCACCGGCCGTTGAAATTACTTGGGAGGCTGCCGGCACCTGGGGTACGGTGACATCCGAAGATGCACTGACGATCGGAATGACGGTGCACGAGCTGGTACAAAATGCTTGTGAACACGGCAAAGGGGAAAGCAAGCAACAACAAGTGAATGTACGCTTATACGGTGATACCGATGGGTTACGACTGACCATTCAAAATTTCGGTCCGCCGCTGCCGCCTGATTTTTCACCGGATCGGTATCGTCTCGGCTTGCAAATTGTGGCGAATCTGGTGAAATTCCATTTAGGCGGCACTTTTGTCATGCAAAACGAAAAAAATAGTGTGCTCGCTATTTGCCAATTTCCGCGCAAGGAGGAAAAATGA
- a CDS encoding ANTAR domain-containing response regulator codes for MMDRLRVVVADDEGLIAMDVAEMLTESGYDVVGIGKDGVEALALGKKWQPDIFVLDLKMPRLDGIETARRLRSEGLGPVVLLTAYSEEKLVQKAGESGVYGYLLKPVREIDLRVTLQLALARYREHNELSQSRARAEEKLAARKTMDRAKGYLMSRYHLTEEQAYEKLRNFAMQKGKKIEDVAAALVQQIASPKR; via the coding sequence ATGATGGATCGCTTACGCGTAGTCGTAGCTGATGATGAAGGCTTGATCGCGATGGATGTTGCCGAAATGTTGACAGAATCCGGTTACGATGTGGTAGGTATCGGTAAAGACGGCGTAGAGGCACTCGCGCTTGGCAAAAAATGGCAGCCGGATATTTTTGTCTTGGATTTAAAAATGCCGCGTTTGGATGGAATTGAAACCGCCCGTCGATTGCGCTCGGAAGGACTGGGACCTGTTGTTTTGCTGACGGCCTACAGTGAAGAAAAATTGGTGCAAAAAGCAGGCGAGTCGGGAGTCTACGGCTACTTACTCAAGCCGGTGCGCGAGATCGATTTACGAGTCACTTTGCAACTGGCACTGGCTCGATATCGTGAACACAATGAATTGTCGCAGTCGCGCGCGCGTGCGGAAGAAAAGCTGGCGGCCCGTAAAACGATGGACCGTGCGAAAGGATACCTGATGAGCCGTTACCATTTAACGGAAGAACAGGCCTATGAAAAACTGCGAAATTTTGCCATGCAAAAAGGGAAAAAGATCGAAGATGTTGCCGCTGCTTTAGTGCAGCAAATAGCATCACCAAAAAGATAA
- the thiL gene encoding thiamine-phosphate kinase — translation MTAIRDEFALIRDIAALCPTQGAAVRVPLNDDAAVVAIPPKTELVVTTDTLTEGVHFSAQTITFQELGWKLAAVNLSDLAAMGAQPLGIVVALALPQTTQKEDMISLYRGLGECLRTYDALLLGGDTVHSRHGMTLTATALGYVPCGQAVTRSGAQPGDRIVLTGPTGYAALAYHLLARGMSPEASLRAFQNTPRPQLAKGKLLRELGATAMNDISDGLAFALGDMAKQSEARFEVEQSALTWQSDLAQRSDSHALRAEDLIWYGGEDFELVATLPATSPVPQGMYEIGRVTKGSGLFICDGDTCHALQVTGYNHFGGI, via the coding sequence ATGACAGCGATCCGTGATGAATTTGCTTTGATTCGGGATATCGCCGCATTATGTCCGACCCAAGGGGCGGCGGTTCGTGTGCCGTTGAATGATGACGCTGCCGTTGTCGCTATTCCTCCGAAAACGGAACTGGTAGTGACGACGGACACACTTACCGAAGGCGTTCATTTTTCGGCGCAGACGATTACGTTTCAAGAGCTCGGCTGGAAACTTGCAGCGGTCAATTTGAGTGATCTTGCGGCGATGGGGGCACAACCTTTGGGGATTGTTGTAGCTTTGGCGCTACCGCAGACGACGCAAAAAGAGGACATGATTTCGTTATATCGTGGTTTAGGAGAGTGCCTGCGCACGTATGATGCGCTACTCCTGGGCGGAGACACCGTACATTCACGACATGGCATGACACTGACCGCGACAGCGCTCGGATATGTGCCGTGCGGTCAGGCTGTAACCCGAAGCGGTGCGCAGCCGGGGGATCGAATTGTTTTGACGGGACCTACCGGATACGCGGCGCTGGCATATCATCTGCTTGCGCGCGGGATGTCTCCCGAGGCGTCGTTGCGGGCGTTTCAAAACACGCCACGACCGCAATTGGCCAAAGGAAAATTATTGCGGGAGCTTGGCGCGACCGCGATGAACGATATCAGTGACGGACTCGCGTTCGCTTTGGGGGATATGGCAAAACAGTCGGAAGCACGTTTCGAAGTCGAACAAAGTGCGCTTACCTGGCAAAGCGATTTGGCACAACGTTCGGATTCGCATGCGCTCCGTGCGGAAGACCTGATTTGGTACGGTGGCGAAGACTTTGAACTCGTCGCCACACTGCCGGCGACATCACCTGTACCGCAAGGAATGTATGAGATCGGTCGCGTTACAAAAGGAAGCGGCTTATTTATATGCGATGGCGATACGTGTCACGCATTGCAAGTCACCGGCTATAATCATTTTGGAGGCATATGA
- the tsaD gene encoding tRNA (adenosine(37)-N6)-threonylcarbamoyltransferase complex transferase subunit TsaD, with the protein MKILALETSCDETSAAVIEDGRTVLADIIASQIDIHRRFGGVVPEIASRHHIEDVMPVVAEALTTAGLTLADIDAIAVTQGPGLVGALLVGVACAKALSFAAAKPLLAVNHMEGHIYANLVAHPDLEPPFLTLVVSGGHTMLVDVPAYNEFQLLGETKDDAAGEAFDKIARVMGYPYPGGPHIDRLAAEGNPHAIEFPQALRNEDNFDFSFSGVKSAVLNYLHNCEQRGETYRPEDVAASFQHAVVNVLVEKTIRAAQQQHRDIVCIAGGVAANSGLRQELAAACERAGLRLLTPDLRFCTDNAVMIGSRAFYQYEAGQFADWTLNADPRLPFRGTM; encoded by the coding sequence GTGAAAATTTTGGCATTGGAAACGAGTTGCGACGAAACATCGGCGGCAGTTATCGAAGACGGTCGTACGGTGTTGGCGGATATTATCGCCTCGCAAATCGATATCCATCGTCGATTCGGCGGTGTGGTTCCCGAAATCGCATCGCGTCACCACATAGAAGACGTGATGCCGGTCGTAGCGGAAGCACTGACGACGGCAGGGCTTACGCTCGCCGATATCGATGCGATTGCAGTCACGCAGGGGCCGGGACTCGTGGGTGCATTGCTTGTCGGTGTTGCCTGCGCAAAAGCACTCAGTTTCGCAGCGGCTAAGCCTCTGCTCGCGGTAAATCATATGGAGGGGCATATTTATGCTAATCTGGTGGCGCATCCGGACTTAGAGCCGCCGTTTTTGACGTTGGTTGTTTCCGGAGGGCATACCATGCTGGTAGATGTGCCGGCGTACAACGAATTTCAACTGCTCGGCGAGACCAAGGATGATGCCGCCGGCGAAGCTTTTGATAAAATCGCTCGCGTGATGGGCTATCCGTACCCGGGCGGACCGCATATCGATCGCTTGGCGGCCGAAGGAAATCCGCATGCGATTGAATTTCCGCAAGCACTGCGTAATGAAGATAACTTTGATTTCAGTTTTAGCGGTGTAAAATCGGCGGTTTTAAATTATTTACATAATTGTGAGCAGCGTGGGGAAACGTATCGCCCGGAAGACGTAGCCGCATCATTTCAGCATGCGGTGGTGAATGTGCTGGTTGAAAAAACGATTCGCGCGGCGCAACAGCAACATCGTGACATCGTCTGCATTGCCGGCGGTGTGGCAGCCAACAGCGGCTTGCGTCAAGAGTTGGCAGCGGCGTGCGAACGCGCGGGGTTGCGACTTCTGACTCCGGACTTGCGTTTTTGCACCGATAATGCGGTGATGATCGGTTCCCGTGCTTTTTATCAATACGAGGCGGGACAATTTGCGGATTGGACGTTAAATGCAGACCCCAGATTGCCGTTCCGAGGGACGATGTGA
- a CDS encoding valine--tRNA ligase, which produces MGKYKNLTSYNPAEIEQKWYQFWEENGVFHEEPKPGEKSYSIVLPPPNVTGQLHMGHALDDTLQDVLIRFKRMQGYNTLWLPGKDHAGIATQIKVEEELAKEGLTRDDLGREAFVERVWEWKEKFGDRIGQQIRRLGASCDWSRERFTLDEGCSKAVREVFVSLYEKGLIYRGFRITNWCPRCMTALSDIEVEYEDEAGKLYYVNYPLVDGNGYIQIATTRPETMLGDTGIAVHPEDERYAKYIGKKVIVPLADRKIEVVADSYVEPEFGTGAVKITPAHDPNDFEMGERHQLESIVIMNPNGTLNENAGAFNGMERYAARKAVVEALRKKGLLVKIEDADHAVGHCSRCHTTIEPLATRQWFVKMEPLTKPALQAVEEKRTEFVPPRFTQTYTHWLENIRDWCISRQLWWGHQIPAWYCNECGETIVSREDITTCPHCGGGVTQDPDVLDTWFSSALWPFSTMGWPDQTPELKQWYPTNTLVTGYDIIFFWVARMMFTGLEFMEEAPFKHVFIHGLVRDSQGRKMSKSLGNGIDPLEVINEYGADALRFTLMTGNTPGNDMRFYMERVEANRNFANKIWNAAKFVLMNLEGYEEKHAFSPEELTLADRWILERLAQTEESVTANLEKFELGEAAGSVYEFIWNIFCDWYIEAVKPRLYADDNASDRAVAQSVLVYVLTRALALLHPFMPFVTEHIWQHLPHEGLTLAKASWPTPDPALRFADAAEQMDRLMDAIKAVRNLRAEADIAPSQKVPLLLRVKRDDLTAVVEDHPLYFEKLANTSAVNLLANDAPAPENALTAITDGLEIYVKLADVINVEKENVRIQAEEDKLHQEVARLEKKLGNESFVTKAPAAVVAKEREKLANYNEKLATLMERRAFLATLAKEKA; this is translated from the coding sequence ATGGGGAAATATAAAAATTTAACCAGCTATAATCCCGCTGAAATTGAGCAGAAATGGTATCAGTTCTGGGAAGAAAACGGCGTTTTTCATGAAGAACCGAAACCCGGGGAAAAATCGTACAGTATTGTTTTACCGCCGCCGAATGTCACCGGTCAATTGCATATGGGACATGCGTTGGATGATACATTACAGGACGTTTTGATTCGCTTTAAGCGGATGCAGGGTTATAATACGCTGTGGCTACCGGGGAAAGATCACGCCGGTATTGCGACGCAAATCAAGGTCGAAGAAGAACTTGCCAAAGAGGGTTTGACACGGGATGATTTAGGGCGAGAAGCTTTTGTCGAACGCGTTTGGGAATGGAAAGAAAAATTCGGCGACCGGATCGGTCAGCAGATTCGTCGTTTGGGAGCCTCCTGTGACTGGTCACGCGAGCGTTTTACACTGGATGAAGGTTGCTCGAAAGCCGTCCGCGAAGTCTTTGTTTCCCTGTACGAAAAAGGCTTGATTTACCGCGGCTTCCGGATTACCAACTGGTGCCCGCGTTGCATGACGGCATTGTCGGATATCGAAGTCGAATACGAAGACGAAGCAGGGAAGCTGTACTACGTCAATTATCCGTTGGTCGACGGTAACGGTTATATTCAGATTGCCACCACGCGACCGGAAACGATGCTGGGCGATACCGGTATCGCTGTTCACCCGGAAGATGAACGGTATGCAAAGTATATCGGCAAAAAAGTTATCGTGCCGCTGGCGGATCGTAAAATTGAAGTGGTCGCCGACAGTTATGTCGAACCGGAATTCGGTACAGGCGCGGTTAAAATCACGCCGGCACATGACCCGAACGATTTCGAGATGGGGGAACGCCATCAATTGGAATCGATTGTCATCATGAATCCGAACGGCACACTCAATGAAAACGCCGGCGCCTTTAACGGTATGGAACGATATGCCGCGCGTAAAGCGGTAGTGGAAGCATTGCGGAAAAAAGGGCTGCTGGTGAAAATCGAGGATGCCGATCATGCGGTCGGCCACTGCTCGCGCTGCCACACGACCATCGAGCCGCTTGCCACACGGCAGTGGTTCGTCAAAATGGAACCGCTGACGAAACCCGCGTTACAAGCGGTAGAAGAAAAGCGGACAGAATTTGTGCCGCCGCGTTTTACGCAAACCTACACGCATTGGCTTGAAAATATTCGCGATTGGTGTATTTCCCGTCAGCTTTGGTGGGGCCATCAGATTCCGGCCTGGTATTGCAACGAATGCGGCGAAACGATCGTTTCCCGTGAAGATATCACAACTTGCCCGCATTGCGGCGGCGGCGTGACACAGGATCCCGATGTTTTGGATACATGGTTCAGTTCGGCACTGTGGCCATTTTCCACTATGGGGTGGCCGGACCAAACGCCGGAACTTAAGCAATGGTATCCGACCAATACTTTGGTAACCGGCTACGATATTATTTTCTTTTGGGTCGCTCGCATGATGTTTACGGGACTCGAATTCATGGAGGAAGCACCGTTTAAACACGTCTTTATTCACGGTTTGGTGCGCGACAGCCAAGGCCGTAAAATGAGCAAATCACTTGGCAACGGCATTGATCCGCTGGAAGTTATCAATGAATACGGTGCGGATGCTTTACGTTTTACGCTGATGACGGGTAATACCCCGGGTAATGACATGCGTTTTTATATGGAACGCGTCGAAGCAAACCGTAACTTCGCCAATAAAATTTGGAATGCTGCTAAATTTGTATTGATGAATTTAGAAGGCTATGAAGAAAAACATGCTTTTTCACCCGAAGAATTAACACTTGCAGATCGTTGGATTTTGGAACGCCTGGCGCAGACGGAAGAAAGTGTCACCGCGAATTTGGAAAAATTTGAATTGGGAGAAGCGGCAGGAAGTGTCTATGAATTCATTTGGAATATCTTCTGCGACTGGTATATAGAGGCCGTTAAACCGCGTTTATATGCGGATGATAACGCTTCCGACCGTGCGGTCGCACAGAGCGTACTGGTTTATGTTTTGACACGCGCATTGGCGTTATTACATCCGTTTATGCCGTTTGTCACCGAACATATCTGGCAGCATTTACCGCATGAAGGTTTGACGCTCGCTAAAGCGTCCTGGCCGACGCCCGATCCGGCGCTGCGTTTTGCGGATGCCGCCGAACAGATGGATCGTTTGATGGATGCCATCAAAGCCGTACGTAACTTGCGCGCGGAGGCGGATATCGCGCCGAGTCAAAAAGTACCTTTGTTGTTGCGTGTGAAACGAGATGATTTGACGGCGGTGGTGGAAGATCATCCGCTCTATTTTGAGAAATTGGCGAATACGAGTGCAGTGAACCTGCTTGCCAATGATGCGCCGGCGCCGGAAAACGCGTTGACAGCGATTACCGACGGTTTGGAAATTTATGTTAAGCTGGCAGATGTTATCAACGTTGAAAAAGAGAATGTACGGATTCAGGCGGAAGAAGATAAGTTGCATCAGGAAGTCGCACGTTTGGAGAAAAAGCTTGGTAACGAGTCGTTTGTAACCAAAGCACCTGCTGCAGTTGTGGCAAAAGAACGCGAAAAACTGGCCAACTACAACGAGAAACTGGCCACATTGATGGAGCGTAGAGCGTTTTTAGCTACGCTTGCAAAGGAGAAGGCATGA
- the groES gene encoding co-chaperone GroES — protein MLKPLADRVLIKVVEAEEKTKGGIFLPDTAQKKSQKGEVLAVGPGKVADNGTRIPMELKAGDHVLFAKYAGTDIEENNEKFLLIAERDVLAVLDK, from the coding sequence ATGTTAAAACCATTAGCAGATCGTGTATTGATTAAAGTTGTAGAAGCAGAAGAAAAAACCAAAGGCGGTATTTTCTTGCCGGATACAGCGCAAAAAAAATCGCAAAAAGGGGAAGTTCTTGCTGTAGGACCGGGTAAAGTAGCCGACAACGGTACGCGGATTCCGATGGAATTGAAAGCGGGCGACCATGTACTGTTTGCCAAATATGCCGGTACGGACATCGAAGAAAACAACGAAAAATTCCTGCTGATTGCAGAACGCGATGTTCTCGCGGTTTTAGATAAATAA
- the tsaE gene encoding tRNA (adenosine(37)-N6)-threonylcarbamoyltransferase complex ATPase subunit type 1 TsaE: MKQQAVFITKGQDETRQLGTIFARHAYDGLYLALAGDLGAGKTQLAKGVAQGLGIAGEVTSPTFTILHEYDTEPLAFHHFDLYRLESAAELSNIGFEEFGREGVTLVEWADKFLEELPQYAVQVQMYKKDEMTREIIVRTQDKKAQQWLEEVATDVART; encoded by the coding sequence ATGAAACAGCAAGCAGTATTTATTACTAAGGGACAGGATGAAACCCGTCAGCTCGGAACGATTTTTGCTCGGCATGCGTATGACGGATTATATTTGGCACTGGCAGGCGACTTGGGCGCCGGGAAAACACAATTGGCGAAAGGGGTAGCGCAGGGCTTAGGGATTGCGGGTGAGGTGACAAGTCCCACGTTCACCATTTTGCATGAGTATGATACAGAGCCGCTTGCGTTTCACCATTTTGATTTATATCGACTGGAGAGTGCGGCGGAACTTTCCAATATAGGTTTTGAAGAATTTGGGCGTGAAGGCGTGACGCTGGTAGAATGGGCGGATAAATTTTTAGAGGAGTTACCGCAATATGCGGTGCAGGTTCAAATGTATAAGAAAGATGAAATGACACGAGAAATTATCGTTAGGACGCAAGATAAGAAAGCGCAACAATGGTTGGAGGAGGTGGCGACAGATGTGGCTCGCACTTGA